The following proteins are co-located in the Carassius auratus strain Wakin chromosome 7, ASM336829v1, whole genome shotgun sequence genome:
- the mtfmt gene encoding methionyl-tRNA formyltransferase, mitochondrial, with the protein MWNLNYLKFIDQGRLLSQGLCSSCIARLRRCDGSHRRGLFLFSRNKSFVTQIKSASKPPWRVLFFGSDDFALESLKRLHVSRDDRKAGVVGSLEVVTLSRDAPVRKYAEEHRLPLHHWPDVDLSAQFDVGVVVSFGCLIKENLINKMPYGILNVHPSLLPRWRGPAPIFHTILHGDSVTGVTIMQIRPKRFDVGPILQQELYEVPKNCTADELGATLAAVGSEMLMDTLKHLPQRIANRKEQPKEGASFAPKISSRMAWIMWEEHSCDYIDRLFRAIGSRFPLKTMWMGNPLKLLDFVGKCSVSFTAAPYLSSVPGSVHYQKESNTLLVRCKDGWVGFKAVNFKKRLSASDFFNGYLHQSVLKKSPSTNTCLFQSYKESDSPGGHHNNMLLRNNTSL; encoded by the exons ATGTGGAACCTAAACTACTTAAAATTCATAGATCAGGGACGTTTGCTGTCTCAAGGACTTTGTAGCAGCTGCATCGCCCGTCTTCGTCGATGTGACGGCAGTCATAGAAGAGGCTTGTTTCTGTTCAGCAGGAATAAATCTTTTGTGACTCAAATAAAATCTGCTTCAAAACCACCCTGGAGAGTTTTGTTCTTTGGAAGTGATGATTTTGCTCTGGAATCACTGAAACGGCTTCATGTATCTCG AGATGACAGAAAAGCTGGAGTCGTAGGTTCACTTGAGGTTGTGACGCTGTCCAGAGATGCTCCAGTCAGGAAGTATGCAGAGGAGCATAGACTTCCTCTTCACCACTGGCCAGATGTGGATTTAAGTGCACAGTTTGATGTTGGTGTAGTGGTGTCATTTGGCTGCTTAATCAAGGAGAACCTCATCAACAAAATGCCATA CGGGATCCTGAATGTGCACCCTAGTTTGTTGCCACGCTGGCGGGGTCCTGCTCCAATCTTTCATACGATTCTACATGGAGACAGTGTCACAGGAGTGACTATCATGCAAATAAGGCCTAAAAG aTTTGATGTGGGCCCCATTCTTCAGCAAGAGCTGTATGAGGTTCCAAAGAACTGCACTGCTGATGAGCTCGGTGCCACTTTAGCAGCTGTGGGTTCAGAAATG TTGATGGACACTCTAAAACATCTACCACAAAGGATAGCAAACAGAAAGGAGCAGCCGAAGGAGGGAGCATCATTTG CCCCTAAAATCAGTTCCAGAATGGCTTGGATAATGTGGGAAGAGCACAGCTGTGACTACATTGACCGCTTGTTTCGAGCCATTGGATCTCGG TTTCCGTTGAAAACAATGTGGATGGGCAATCCCCTCAAACTTCTGGACTTTGTTGGCAAATGCAGTGTGTCGTTTACAG CTGCTCCTTATTTATCTTCAGTGCCAGGGTCTGTCCATTATCAGAAAGAATCCAATACTCTACTCGTCCGCTGCAAG gatgGATGGGTTGGATTCAAAGCAGTGAATTTCAAGAAAAGGCTGTCGGCATCAGATTTCTTTAATGGGTATCTCCACCAGAGCGTGCTGAAGAAATCTCCCTCCACAAACACCTGTCTGTTCCAGAGTTATAAAGAGTCTGATTCACCTGGAGGACACCACAATAACATGCTCCTGCGGAATAACACTTCACTTTGA